A genomic stretch from Bacteroidales bacterium includes:
- a CDS encoding 50S ribosomal protein L25/general stress protein Ctc — MKTIEIKAEARKNLGKKETEKLRKQGMVPGVLYGGSEPVHFYVPENNLRHLVYTPNVYIVDLSIDSRKAKAILQDIQFHPVTDRILHIDFKEVFDDKPVVMRIPIKLTGSSAGVRAGGKLKQSVRYLKVKGLIKDLPDHLTIDISALEIGKSIRVGDLSFENLELLDNKRLQVVTVQVTRAVVEETPEAAPAEGAAAEGAAPAAEQPAKEAPQQNK; from the coding sequence AAACTGCGCAAGCAGGGCATGGTACCCGGCGTACTCTATGGCGGAAGTGAACCAGTGCATTTTTACGTGCCTGAAAACAATCTGCGCCATCTGGTGTACACACCGAATGTGTATATTGTTGACCTTTCCATTGACAGCCGGAAAGCAAAAGCCATCCTGCAGGACATTCAGTTCCATCCGGTTACCGACCGCATTCTTCACATCGACTTCAAGGAAGTATTTGACGACAAGCCGGTAGTTATGCGGATCCCGATCAAGCTCACCGGCAGTTCCGCTGGTGTACGTGCCGGTGGTAAACTGAAGCAGAGCGTGCGTTACCTGAAGGTAAAGGGACTGATCAAAGATCTCCCCGATCATCTTACCATCGACATTTCCGCCCTGGAGATAGGAAAATCTATCCGCGTAGGTGATCTTTCATTTGAAAACCTTGAACTGCTTGACAACAAGCGTCTGCAGGTTGTGACAGTTCAGGTAACCCGTGCCGTGGTTGAAGAAACCCCTGAAGCAGCACCTGCTGAAGGCGCTGCAGCTGAAGGTGCCGCCCCGGCCGCTGAACAGCCTGCCAAGGAAGCCCCGCAGCAAAACAAATAA
- a CDS encoding RNA-binding S4 domain-containing protein produces the protein MLNEVRIDKWLWAMRIYKTRSQAAAECLKGRVLAEGTEAKPSRLVRVNDLVVVKKPPVIYTYRIKQLTDRRLPARDVPLYLENLTSEEELAKLDMVKLTGFALREKGAGRPTKKERREIDRLRGT, from the coding sequence ATGTTGAACGAGGTGCGAATTGACAAATGGCTTTGGGCCATGCGGATATATAAAACCCGCAGCCAGGCAGCCGCAGAATGCCTGAAGGGAAGAGTTCTGGCAGAAGGTACCGAAGCAAAACCTTCCCGCCTTGTGCGGGTCAACGACCTGGTTGTTGTTAAAAAGCCTCCCGTTATCTATACTTATCGTATCAAACAGCTTACCGACAGAAGGTTGCCTGCAAGGGATGTCCCTTTATACCTTGAAAATCTTACTTCGGAAGAAGAACTCGCCAAACTTGATATGGTTAAACTCACCGGCTTTGCTCTTCGTGAAAAGGGAGCCGGCAGGCCTACCAAAAAAGAACGGCGCGAAATAGACCGTCTGCGGGGCACATAA
- a CDS encoding aminoacyl-tRNA hydrolase, with translation MKYLIVGLGNPGDEYSETRHNVGWKIADELASSLNASFEDKRFGFVARAAFKSRTLVILKPTTYVNLSGRAVNYWLAHEKIEPDHLLIMVDDLALPFGTIRIRPRGGDGGHNGLIHITQILGHQNYARLRFGIGNEYPYGRQVDYVLGTWTEEERAILPERIRLASDAVKSYATIGIERTMNLYNKNHAPGLTRKTDQ, from the coding sequence GTGAAGTATCTGATTGTCGGACTGGGAAATCCGGGTGATGAATACAGTGAAACACGCCATAATGTTGGCTGGAAAATTGCCGATGAACTGGCTTCTTCGCTGAATGCCTCCTTTGAAGACAAGCGTTTTGGTTTTGTAGCCCGGGCTGCCTTCAAGTCGCGCACCCTGGTAATTCTGAAGCCGACCACTTACGTCAACCTCAGCGGAAGAGCTGTCAATTACTGGCTTGCCCATGAAAAAATTGAGCCTGATCATTTGCTGATTATGGTTGACGATCTGGCATTACCTTTCGGGACAATTCGTATTCGTCCCCGCGGAGGAGACGGGGGGCACAACGGCCTTATCCATATCACCCAGATCCTCGGCCATCAGAACTATGCCCGCCTTCGTTTCGGCATAGGCAATGAATATCCCTACGGCCGGCAGGTCGATTATGTTCTGGGAACCTGGACAGAGGAAGAACGGGCCATTCTGCCGGAACGCATCCGACTTGCTTCAGACGCTGTAAAAAGTTACGCCACAATAGGTATAGAGCGTACCATGAATCTTTATAACAAGAATCATGCGCCCGGGCTAACCAGGAAAACTGACCAGTAG